A genomic region of Leptotrichia hofstadii contains the following coding sequences:
- a CDS encoding ATP synthase subunit G, with amino-acid sequence MAKEVLQKIKDAESESDKIIAEANEKAKDILKNIEQKIKDDGDKLISETNLEVENLKKESVNDAEKRVKSLLSSEEENVNKILEIDEKKIDEVVNLLAERIVK; translated from the coding sequence TTGGCAAAAGAAGTTTTACAAAAAATAAAAGATGCTGAAAGTGAATCGGATAAGATTATTGCTGAGGCAAATGAAAAGGCAAAAGATATTTTGAAAAATATTGAGCAGAAAATAAAAGATGACGGCGATAAACTAATTTCTGAGACAAATCTTGAAGTAGAAAATTTGAAAAAAGAGTCAGTGAATGATGCTGAAAAAAGAGTAAAATCTCTTTTGAGCAGTGAAGAAGAAAATGTAAACAAAATTCTTGAAATTGACGAAAAGAAAATAGATGAAGTTGTTAATTTATTAGCAGAGAGGATTGTGAAATAA
- the rsmH gene encoding 16S rRNA (cytosine(1402)-N(4))-methyltransferase RsmH, whose product MEYHKSVLFDEVIDNIITKKDAVYVDCTLGGGGHTEGILENSSENSKVVAIDQDTEAIEFAKKRLEKYGHKLQIFQDNFRNIDTAVYLAGFEKVDRILMDIGVSSNQLDNAERGFSYRFDARLDMRMDSSLKISAYEVVNDFSEKEIADIIYKYGEEPKSRKIAKKIVEYRQNKPIETTLELADIVIKSIGKSMKRHPAKRTFQAIRIYVNKELEVLSETLDKAVELLNKNGRLLVITFHSLEDRIVKEKFREYEDPCTCPKDIPICVCNKKSLGKIITKKPIIAKKIELEENNRAHSAKLRIFERSE is encoded by the coding sequence ATGGAATACCATAAGTCCGTGCTGTTTGACGAAGTGATTGATAATATAATAACGAAAAAAGACGCTGTTTATGTTGACTGTACACTTGGCGGCGGTGGGCATACAGAGGGTATTTTAGAAAATTCTTCTGAAAATTCAAAAGTTGTTGCAATTGATCAGGATACGGAAGCTATTGAGTTTGCAAAAAAAAGACTTGAAAAATATGGACACAAACTGCAGATATTTCAGGACAATTTTAGAAATATTGATACAGCTGTTTATCTTGCAGGCTTTGAAAAAGTGGATCGGATACTTATGGACATAGGAGTTTCCTCAAATCAACTGGATAATGCCGAAAGAGGTTTTTCATACAGATTTGATGCACGGTTAGATATGCGTATGGATAGCAGCCTAAAAATAAGTGCTTACGAAGTTGTTAATGATTTTTCTGAAAAGGAAATCGCAGATATTATTTATAAGTACGGTGAAGAGCCAAAATCTCGTAAAATTGCAAAAAAAATTGTAGAATATAGACAAAATAAGCCAATCGAAACTACATTAGAACTTGCGGATATTGTTATAAAATCAATAGGAAAAAGTATGAAACGGCATCCTGCCAAAAGAACATTTCAAGCTATAAGAATTTATGTAAATAAGGAGCTTGAAGTGCTAAGCGAAACATTGGATAAAGCAGTAGAACTACTTAATAAAAATGGTAGGTTACTAGTAATTACTTTTCATTCATTGGAAGATAGAATTGTAAAGGAAAAATTTCGTGAATATGAAGATCCGTGTACTTGTCCAAAAGATATACCAATTTGTGTATGCAACAAAAAAAGTTTGGGAAAGATAATTACAAAAAAACCAATTATTGCTAAAAAAATAGAATTAGAAGAAAACAATCGGGCACATTCAGCAAAATTGAGAATTTTTGAAAGGAGTGAATAA